From a single Kitasatospora azatica KCTC 9699 genomic region:
- a CDS encoding ABC transporter ATP-binding protein, translating into MERQGPAIELAGLSKYYGHKAGVDHLDLTVRRGEIFGFLGPNGAGKTTTIRCLVGLLRPSAGRIRLLGLDPAADHRRLAPRLGYLPGELRLYPELTGTQTLRLLGDLQGAATFRRSELCERLGLSAADLGRPVREYSRGMKQKLGLVQALQHDPELVVLDEPTEGLDPLVQEVFFALLDEASHAGRTVLLSSHVLPEVQRACGRVALVRAGRLVAVRSVSTLREERARRVRLVLADGRGARALGRAERWSPRWHGDEVQLLVPRTELVAGLRELLAALPVADLSVEEAGLDEAFLDLYRQDVEAAEVRS; encoded by the coding sequence ATGGAGCGCCAGGGGCCGGCCATCGAGCTGGCCGGACTGAGCAAGTACTACGGCCACAAGGCGGGTGTGGACCACCTCGATCTCACCGTGCGGCGCGGCGAGATCTTCGGGTTCCTGGGCCCCAACGGCGCCGGGAAGACCACCACCATCCGCTGCCTGGTGGGCTTGCTGCGGCCGAGCGCCGGACGGATCCGGCTGCTGGGCCTGGACCCGGCAGCCGACCACCGGCGCCTGGCCCCGCGCCTGGGCTACCTGCCGGGAGAACTTCGCCTGTATCCGGAGCTGACCGGTACTCAGACACTGCGGCTGCTCGGGGATCTGCAGGGCGCCGCGACGTTCCGCCGCTCGGAGCTGTGCGAGCGTCTCGGGCTGTCGGCAGCCGATTTGGGCCGTCCGGTGCGGGAGTACTCGCGCGGAATGAAGCAGAAGTTGGGCCTGGTCCAGGCGCTCCAGCACGATCCCGAGCTGGTGGTGCTGGACGAGCCCACCGAGGGTCTGGATCCGCTGGTTCAGGAGGTCTTCTTCGCGCTGCTCGACGAGGCCTCGCACGCGGGACGTACGGTCCTGCTGTCGAGCCACGTGCTGCCTGAGGTGCAGCGGGCCTGCGGCCGGGTGGCGCTCGTGCGGGCGGGGCGGTTGGTCGCAGTACGGTCCGTGTCCACTCTGCGGGAGGAGCGCGCCAGGCGGGTGCGGCTGGTCCTGGCCGACGGCCGGGGAGCCCGGGCCCTGGGGCGTGCGGAGCGCTGGTCACCGCGCTGGCACGGGGACGAGGTCCAACTGCTCGTCCCGCGGACAGAGTTGGTCGCGGGACTGCGTGAGCTCCTGGCCGCGCTGCCGGTGGCGGATCTGTCGGTGGAGGAGGCCGGGCTGGACGAGGCGTTCC
- a CDS encoding universal stress protein — protein sequence MTEQNEPQRRIVVGVDGSPSSIDALRWAVDQARTRGAVIEALTAWQYPVSTGWTVPIEAYEDLAAITRKVLDDAIVQAAGSACPVEIRPRVVQGGTVSCLLEAARGADLLVVGSRGHGGFVGALLGSVSGHCVQHAPCPVVVVRHSTA from the coding sequence GTGACCGAGCAGAATGAACCCCAGCGGCGGATCGTCGTCGGCGTGGACGGATCGCCGTCCTCGATCGACGCGCTGCGCTGGGCCGTCGACCAGGCCCGCACCCGCGGCGCCGTCATCGAGGCGCTCACTGCCTGGCAGTACCCGGTCTCCACCGGCTGGACCGTGCCGATCGAGGCCTACGAGGACCTTGCCGCCATCACACGCAAGGTCCTCGACGACGCCATCGTGCAGGCGGCCGGCTCGGCATGCCCGGTCGAGATCCGGCCCCGGGTGGTGCAGGGCGGCACCGTGTCCTGCCTGCTGGAAGCGGCCCGGGGCGCCGACCTCCTGGTCGTCGGCAGCCGAGGCCACGGCGGTTTCGTCGGCGCGTTGCTGGGCTCCGTCAGCGGCCACTGCGTGCAGCACGCGCCGTGCCCCGTCGTCGTGGTCCGCCACTCGACAGCCTGA
- a CDS encoding CBS domain-containing protein: protein MRHRIVGELMTRAVVPVRPETGFKEIARLLAEHDITSVPVLDHEERPIGLVSEADLLLNEAAQEDPAGLLLTPQLSPDEHTRSRAATAEGLMTSPAVCARPEWTVVEAARLMQREHLKRLPVVDEAGRLVGIVSRSDLLRVFLRQDRAINEEITHEILDRTLGLAPGCVDVRVDEGRVTLSGTVEHRALVSVVERLCRSVDGVIDVTSRLAYRTDDTAALHPVR from the coding sequence ATGCGACACCGCATCGTGGGAGAGCTGATGACCCGGGCCGTCGTGCCCGTCCGGCCCGAGACCGGCTTCAAGGAGATCGCCCGCCTGCTCGCCGAACACGACATCACCTCCGTGCCCGTCCTGGACCACGAGGAACGGCCGATCGGCCTGGTCTCCGAGGCCGACCTGCTGCTCAACGAGGCCGCCCAGGAGGACCCCGCCGGGCTGCTGCTCACCCCGCAGTTGTCGCCCGACGAGCACACCCGCAGCCGCGCCGCCACCGCCGAAGGCCTCATGACCAGTCCGGCGGTGTGCGCCCGGCCCGAGTGGACCGTGGTCGAGGCCGCTCGCCTGATGCAGCGCGAGCACCTCAAGCGCCTGCCCGTCGTCGACGAGGCCGGACGCCTGGTCGGCATCGTCAGCCGAAGCGACCTGCTGCGCGTCTTCCTCCGCCAGGACCGAGCCATCAACGAGGAGATCACCCACGAGATCCTCGACCGCACCCTGGGACTCGCCCCGGGCTGCGTCGACGTCCGGGTCGACGAGGGCCGGGTCACCCTGAGCGGCACGGTCGAGCACCGCGCCCTGGTGTCGGTGGTGGAACGGCTGTGCCGGAGCGTGGACGGTGTCATCGACGTGACCAGCCGCCTGGCCTACCGCACGGACGACACCGCTGCCCTGCACCCGGTCCGCTGA
- a CDS encoding flavin-containing monooxygenase, with the protein MEDTQYDTCVIGAGPAGLAVARALAERDIPYTHIERHTGPGGLWDIDNPGGPMYESAHFISSKTLSGFGGWPMPDHFADYPSHRQIFSYLTSFADAYGLTGRIEFGTEVRSIGKNTDGSWTVTRADGRQSAHGQVVVCTGSQWHPNVPDLPGHFTGEVRHTVGYRSADELRGKRVLVVGAGNSGCDIACDAARAADHAVISMRRGYWFIPKHLFGRPVDTIAQSGPKLPMWLEQRVFGALLRLINGDPRRLGLQKPDHKLFETHPAINSMLIHHLQHGDITAKPGIARTEGRTVHFTDGTRDDFDLILLATGYVHRVPVAQQYFGSEQHPDLYLSSFSREHRGLFGVGFVETNSGAYQLFDTQAQLIAGFIQDTQRGLPSAQRFADLIRNDRPDLSGGLKFVASPRHTGYVDGGAIVKHLAKVAGQMGWRTQGNPPSASARQPAVQS; encoded by the coding sequence GTGGAAGACACCCAGTACGACACGTGTGTGATCGGAGCGGGACCTGCTGGACTGGCGGTCGCGCGGGCGCTGGCGGAGCGGGATATCCCGTACACGCATATCGAGCGGCACACGGGCCCAGGGGGTCTGTGGGACATCGACAACCCCGGTGGTCCGATGTACGAGTCGGCCCACTTCATCTCCAGTAAGACCCTCTCGGGCTTCGGCGGGTGGCCGATGCCGGACCACTTCGCCGACTACCCGTCGCACCGTCAGATCTTCTCCTATCTGACGTCGTTCGCCGACGCGTACGGACTGACGGGCCGGATCGAGTTCGGCACCGAGGTCCGCAGCATCGGGAAGAACACGGACGGCAGTTGGACGGTGACGCGGGCCGATGGGCGGCAGAGCGCCCATGGGCAGGTCGTGGTGTGTACGGGCTCGCAGTGGCATCCCAACGTCCCCGACCTGCCCGGTCACTTCACCGGTGAGGTGCGGCACACGGTCGGTTACCGCAGCGCGGACGAGCTACGGGGAAAGCGCGTGTTGGTCGTCGGGGCCGGGAACTCGGGCTGCGACATCGCCTGCGACGCGGCCCGGGCCGCCGACCACGCGGTGATCAGCATGCGGCGCGGCTACTGGTTCATCCCCAAGCACCTGTTCGGCCGGCCGGTGGACACGATCGCGCAGAGCGGGCCGAAGCTGCCGATGTGGTTGGAGCAGCGGGTCTTCGGTGCTCTCCTTCGCCTCATCAACGGCGACCCGCGCCGGCTGGGCCTGCAGAAGCCCGACCACAAGTTGTTCGAGACGCACCCCGCGATCAACTCGATGCTGATCCATCACCTCCAGCACGGGGACATCACGGCCAAGCCGGGGATCGCCCGTACCGAGGGCAGGACGGTGCACTTCACCGACGGCACCCGCGACGACTTCGACCTCATCCTGTTGGCGACCGGATACGTGCACAGGGTGCCGGTCGCACAGCAGTACTTCGGCAGTGAGCAGCACCCCGATCTCTACCTGTCCTCGTTCTCCCGCGAGCACCGGGGGCTGTTCGGCGTCGGCTTCGTGGAGACGAACTCCGGGGCCTACCAACTCTTCGACACCCAGGCGCAGTTGATCGCCGGGTTCATCCAGGACACGCAGCGCGGGCTGCCGAGCGCGCAGCGCTTCGCCGACCTGATCCGAAACGACCGTCCGGATCTGTCCGGCGGACTCAAGTTCGTCGCCTCGCCCCGGCACACCGGCTATGTGGACGGCGGGGCCATCGTGAAGCACCTGGCCAAGGTGGCCGGTCAGATGGGCTGGCGCACCCAAGGCAACCCGCCCTCGGCCTCGGCCCGCCAGCCGGCGGTGCAGTCATGA
- a CDS encoding SDR family NAD(P)-dependent oxidoreductase, with protein sequence MSYDFSDKVILVTGGAGGIGSALCRRFAAGGARCIVVDIDGVRAKQVAGDLPGPGHTGLDCDLLDRAAVQRLFDQVAATDGRLDVLVNNVGMTSAERFDVRSIESIEREINLNLLSPLITTRIAIPLLRSSSDARVVTMVSLGGIFPLGETPIYTASKFGLRGAMLSISLDLRDKGILAGSVLPSATDTRMLRQEAVDGGNAMQFQDPPQQPADVVAAVVSLLDRPRLEVYPKLSESLLVRLAMLAPNLLPKVFPLFRGRGERGMARYLEDLRSRGLARQVDGRWELVEEA encoded by the coding sequence ATGAGCTACGACTTCAGCGACAAGGTCATCCTGGTCACGGGCGGTGCGGGCGGGATCGGCAGTGCCCTGTGCCGCCGGTTCGCCGCCGGCGGCGCGCGGTGCATCGTCGTCGACATCGACGGGGTTCGCGCCAAGCAGGTCGCCGGTGACCTCCCCGGCCCCGGGCACACCGGGCTGGACTGCGACCTGCTGGACCGCGCCGCGGTGCAGCGGCTGTTCGACCAGGTCGCGGCCACCGACGGACGCCTGGACGTCCTGGTCAACAACGTCGGCATGACCAGCGCCGAACGCTTCGACGTGCGCAGCATCGAGAGCATCGAGCGGGAGATCAACCTGAATCTGCTCTCCCCGCTGATCACGACAAGGATCGCCATCCCGCTGCTACGTTCGTCGAGCGACGCCCGGGTGGTCACCATGGTCTCCCTCGGGGGCATCTTCCCGCTGGGCGAGACGCCGATCTACACCGCCTCGAAGTTCGGGCTGCGCGGCGCGATGCTCTCCATCTCGCTCGACCTGCGGGACAAGGGCATCCTGGCCGGGTCGGTGCTGCCGTCGGCCACCGACACCCGGATGCTCCGTCAGGAGGCCGTGGACGGCGGCAACGCCATGCAGTTCCAGGACCCGCCCCAGCAGCCCGCCGACGTCGTGGCCGCAGTGGTGAGTCTGCTGGACAGGCCCCGCCTGGAGGTCTATCCCAAGCTGAGCGAGTCCCTTCTGGTGCGGCTGGCGATGCTGGCCCCGAACCTGCTGCCCAAGGTCTTCCCGCTCTTCCGCGGGCGGGGCGAGCGCGGCATGGCCCGCTACCTGGAGGACCTGCGAAGCCGAGGGCTGGCGCGCCAGGTCGACGGCCGTTGGGAACTCGTGGAGGAGGCATGA
- a CDS encoding aldehyde dehydrogenase family protein, giving the protein MTVTDATDETVLRVTNPATGELLTALPAVSARQVAEAAERAQRVFESGSWSRLPPRERASVLLRLADLMERDAEALARLDSEDAGKPITECRTGDVPGAIESIRWFAEAADKLFGRLAPTGPDHLGLISREPVGVVAAILPWNYPLAMAAWKVGPALAAGNCLLLKPAEATPRSALHLARLATEAGLPEGVLTVLPGHGPVAGAALARDPLVGALSFTGSTATGRRILTDAAQTNFKRVSLEMGGKSPQILMADALGFGDELIDNMIEAAFLTMGQNCTAGSRVLVHQDIAEEVLARFVAAAKSLVVGDPCEPETRIGPLISHAARDRVAAAVDAAAAAGAHIHTAGLPGGLPGAGAYYPPTVVTGAPVASDVLTQELFGPVVTVQTFTTEAEAIRLANATEYGLAASVWTRDLDTALRLSRDVQAGVVSVNAYSEGDISTPFGGWKQSGFGGAEKSTAAFAQWTREKTIWIRTR; this is encoded by the coding sequence ATGACCGTGACGGATGCGACCGACGAAACGGTGCTGCGGGTGACCAACCCGGCGACCGGAGAGCTGCTCACCGCACTGCCCGCTGTGAGCGCCCGCCAGGTCGCCGAGGCGGCCGAGCGGGCCCAGCGGGTCTTCGAGAGCGGGTCGTGGTCCCGACTGCCGCCCAGGGAACGGGCGTCGGTGCTGCTGCGGCTCGCCGACCTGATGGAACGGGACGCCGAGGCGCTGGCCCGTCTGGACAGCGAGGACGCGGGCAAGCCGATCACCGAGTGCCGCACCGGCGACGTGCCCGGTGCGATCGAGTCGATCCGCTGGTTCGCCGAGGCGGCCGACAAGCTCTTCGGCCGTCTCGCCCCCACCGGCCCGGACCACCTCGGGCTGATCAGCCGCGAGCCGGTCGGGGTGGTCGCGGCGATCCTGCCGTGGAACTACCCGCTGGCCATGGCCGCCTGGAAGGTCGGGCCCGCGCTCGCCGCCGGCAACTGCCTGCTGCTCAAGCCGGCCGAGGCGACACCGCGCTCGGCGCTGCACCTGGCGCGCCTCGCCACCGAGGCCGGTCTGCCGGAAGGGGTGCTGACGGTGCTGCCCGGTCACGGGCCGGTCGCCGGTGCGGCGCTGGCCCGCGATCCCCTGGTGGGGGCGCTGTCCTTCACCGGCTCCACCGCCACCGGGCGCCGGATCCTGACCGACGCGGCGCAGACCAACTTCAAACGCGTCTCGCTGGAGATGGGCGGGAAGAGCCCCCAGATCCTCATGGCCGACGCGCTCGGCTTCGGCGACGAGCTGATCGACAACATGATCGAGGCCGCCTTCCTGACGATGGGTCAGAACTGTACGGCCGGCTCGCGCGTGCTGGTCCACCAGGACATCGCCGAGGAGGTCCTGGCCCGGTTCGTCGCCGCCGCTAAGTCGCTGGTCGTCGGCGACCCCTGCGAACCGGAGACCCGCATCGGCCCGCTGATCAGCCACGCCGCCCGAGACCGAGTCGCCGCCGCCGTGGATGCCGCCGCCGCGGCCGGCGCGCACATCCACACCGCGGGCCTTCCCGGCGGTCTGCCCGGCGCCGGCGCCTACTATCCGCCCACCGTCGTCACCGGAGCCCCCGTCGCCAGCGACGTGCTGACGCAGGAGCTCTTCGGACCGGTCGTCACCGTCCAGACATTCACCACCGAAGCTGAGGCGATCCGCCTGGCCAACGCCACCGAGTACGGGCTCGCGGCCTCCGTGTGGACCCGCGACCTCGATACCGCACTGCGCCTGTCGCGCGACGTCCAGGCCGGCGTGGTCTCCGTGAACGCCTACAGCGAAGGGGACATCAGCACTCCGTTCGGCGGTTGGAAGCAGTCCGGATTCGGCGGTGCGGAGAAGTCCACCGCGGCCTTCGCCCAGTGGACCCGGGAGAAGACCATCTGGATCCGCACCCGCTGA
- the trhA gene encoding PAQR family membrane homeostasis protein TrhA has protein sequence MTHHLAHPVQPAAPVEERPRLRGVLHAATAPLALAVGLALTATAPDGRGRAACAVFALTATLLFTTSAAYHTGRWTRGTEEALRRLDHANIFLVIAGTYTPLAVLLLPPPAGRDLLWTVWGAAAVGTAVQLLWPAAPRWLSAPVYLAVGWIVLLFIPDFAHSGRPAVLALVLAGGLLYSAGGIVYARKRPDPSPAWFGFHEVFHALTTAAFAAHAAAIGLLTAR, from the coding sequence ATGACCCACCACCTTGCCCACCCCGTACAGCCGGCTGCGCCGGTCGAGGAGCGGCCGAGGCTTCGCGGCGTCCTGCACGCCGCGACCGCCCCGCTCGCCCTGGCCGTCGGCCTCGCCCTCACCGCCACCGCTCCCGACGGCCGGGGCCGAGCGGCCTGCGCGGTCTTCGCCCTCACCGCCACGCTGCTGTTCACCACCAGCGCCGCATACCACACCGGCCGATGGACCCGCGGCACGGAAGAGGCGTTGCGCCGCCTCGACCACGCCAACATCTTCCTGGTCATCGCCGGGACCTACACCCCGCTGGCGGTCCTGCTGCTGCCACCACCGGCAGGCCGGGACCTGCTCTGGACGGTCTGGGGCGCGGCGGCGGTGGGCACCGCGGTCCAGTTGCTGTGGCCCGCCGCCCCCCGGTGGCTCTCCGCCCCCGTCTACCTCGCGGTCGGCTGGATCGTGCTGCTGTTCATCCCGGACTTCGCCCACAGCGGTCGGCCCGCCGTCCTCGCCCTCGTCCTGGCCGGGGGACTGCTCTACAGCGCGGGCGGCATCGTGTACGCCCGCAAACGCCCCGACCCGTCACCGGCCTGGTTCGGCTTCCACGAGGTGTTCCACGCCCTGACGACCGCCGCGTTCGCCGCGCACGCCGCCGCCATCGGCCTGCTCACCGCCCGCTGA
- a CDS encoding AraC family transcriptional regulator: protein MPDTPGPASPPGTSRSTSATIPPNILRSLSMVAAEDGIDLRPELARVGLEEAVMRSAALRVSYRQGSTVIRRALELTGDERLGLRVGSAQQLTAWGLLGFALMACDTLEHAIRTGVKYQNLSGAMTVWSAGAEEDGFVLRARLPDPALDPAVGVFLTEEAFSSVLTLTRLIVGPAFAPSRVAFVCPAPRDLTPFSDLFACPVGFAAQDNRYVVHPAWARTEMPGRDPVVLASVLELLDAQVAARRDQQELLEVLEVSIAQGLPSVPSFAEQARRHAASERTLRRRLADCGTTYEAIVDGVRRERVEQLLRRTEPTLREVAHQAGFSDERALRRAVRRWHGVAPLELRRRFERSEEPGGVSGR, encoded by the coding sequence ATGCCCGATACCCCTGGCCCGGCGAGTCCGCCGGGAACCAGCCGCAGCACCTCGGCGACCATTCCGCCGAACATCCTGCGCTCGCTCTCGATGGTCGCCGCCGAGGACGGTATCGACCTGCGGCCCGAACTGGCCCGGGTCGGCCTGGAGGAGGCCGTGATGCGGTCCGCCGCCCTGCGGGTCTCGTACCGCCAGGGGAGCACCGTCATCCGCCGCGCGCTGGAGCTGACCGGGGACGAACGTCTGGGCCTGCGGGTGGGCTCGGCGCAGCAACTGACCGCGTGGGGATTGCTCGGCTTCGCGCTGATGGCCTGCGACACCCTGGAGCACGCGATCAGGACCGGAGTGAAGTACCAGAACCTGTCCGGAGCGATGACGGTCTGGTCGGCGGGGGCGGAGGAGGACGGCTTCGTGCTGCGGGCGAGGCTGCCCGACCCCGCCCTCGACCCAGCAGTGGGTGTCTTCCTGACCGAGGAGGCGTTCTCCAGTGTCCTCACGCTGACCCGCCTGATCGTCGGCCCGGCTTTCGCTCCGAGCCGGGTCGCGTTCGTCTGTCCCGCCCCGCGTGACCTCACCCCGTTCAGCGACCTGTTCGCCTGCCCGGTGGGCTTCGCGGCGCAGGACAACCGCTACGTCGTCCATCCGGCGTGGGCTCGCACCGAGATGCCGGGCCGCGACCCGGTCGTCCTCGCCTCGGTGCTCGAGCTGTTGGACGCTCAGGTGGCGGCCCGCCGCGACCAGCAGGAGTTGCTCGAAGTACTGGAGGTCTCGATCGCGCAGGGCCTCCCGTCGGTGCCGTCCTTCGCCGAGCAGGCGCGTCGGCACGCGGCCAGCGAGCGCACCCTGCGCCGGCGGCTGGCCGACTGCGGCACCACCTATGAGGCGATCGTCGACGGGGTACGACGCGAACGGGTCGAACAGCTGCTGCGGCGTACCGAACCGACCTTGCGCGAGGTCGCACACCAGGCCGGTTTCTCCGACGAACGCGCCCTTCGCCGCGCCGTGCGCCGCTGGCACGGAGTGGCCCCGCTGGAGTTGCGCAGGCGGTTCGAGCGGTCCGAGGAGCCCGGCGGCGTCAGCGGGCGGTGA
- a CDS encoding MFS transporter encodes MTLFLQAAVPAEDRRSGPLAGARRVTATAFAAQGAAVAAVFTTVPGIQQHLGLSSLTTTVLMVTVALAAGAGSFAGLAAIRRVGAVAAMRCAAVATAAALLLIGWAPGQASVTVAYLLFGTALGGIDVSVNTRASAVERAYGRSIFSSFYALWSVGGVASALLTAGLARLGGRPEQILTAQAVLVLALALTIRSHPIADTTASGTPSETAAVPLGRRTWAKLVPFGLVLLVAYVIDSTVSAWSTVYLHQVLAASLPTAPLAYAAYQAGTITGRACADHLIRRTGPAAVIRATALVAATALAALAGAPSWPYAIAAAGFVGLGVSAFTPLCLATAGRLQPDAAEAILARLNLFNYLGVISGAAVSGLIGSSGHFRLAFAIPAALALLPLVTARAFAHDARLNPGAHHS; translated from the coding sequence ATGACCCTCTTCTTGCAGGCCGCGGTACCGGCTGAGGACCGCCGAAGCGGCCCTCTCGCGGGCGCCCGACGAGTCACGGCAACCGCGTTCGCCGCCCAGGGCGCCGCCGTGGCGGCGGTGTTCACCACGGTGCCGGGCATCCAGCAGCATCTCGGGCTGTCGTCGCTGACGACCACCGTGCTGATGGTCACCGTCGCACTTGCCGCAGGCGCCGGCAGCTTCGCCGGGTTGGCTGCGATCCGCCGCGTGGGCGCGGTCGCCGCCATGCGCTGCGCCGCTGTGGCGACTGCCGCCGCCCTGCTGCTGATCGGGTGGGCGCCCGGTCAGGCAAGCGTCACCGTCGCCTACCTGCTGTTCGGAACGGCCCTGGGTGGCATCGACGTCTCCGTGAACACCCGGGCCTCGGCGGTCGAGCGGGCGTACGGGCGCAGCATCTTCTCGTCGTTCTACGCCCTCTGGAGCGTGGGAGGCGTCGCCTCGGCCCTGCTGACCGCGGGCCTGGCCCGCCTCGGCGGGCGGCCCGAGCAGATCCTGACCGCTCAGGCCGTCCTCGTCCTCGCTCTCGCCCTGACCATCCGCTCCCACCCGATCGCGGACACGACGGCATCCGGCACACCGTCCGAGACCGCCGCGGTGCCGCTCGGCCGGAGGACGTGGGCCAAGCTCGTCCCGTTCGGCCTGGTCCTCCTCGTCGCGTACGTCATCGACTCCACGGTCTCGGCCTGGTCGACCGTCTACCTCCACCAGGTCCTCGCCGCATCCCTGCCGACGGCTCCTCTCGCCTACGCGGCGTACCAGGCGGGCACCATCACCGGACGAGCCTGCGCTGACCATCTGATCCGCAGGACGGGGCCGGCCGCGGTGATCCGCGCCACCGCGCTGGTCGCCGCCACCGCCCTGGCCGCGCTCGCCGGGGCTCCCAGCTGGCCGTACGCGATTGCGGCAGCCGGGTTCGTGGGCCTTGGCGTCTCCGCGTTCACCCCGCTGTGTCTCGCCACCGCCGGGCGGCTGCAACCCGATGCCGCCGAAGCCATCCTCGCCCGCCTGAACCTCTTCAACTACCTGGGCGTCATCAGTGGGGCAGCCGTAAGCGGGCTCATCGGGTCCAGCGGCCACTTCCGTCTCGCATTCGCGATCCCCGCGGCCCTGGCCCTCCTGCCGCTGGTCACCGCTCGTGCTTTCGCCCACGACGCCCGACTCAACCCAGGGGCGCACCACTCCTGA
- a CDS encoding MMPL family transporter, producing the protein MAAQSDDELDVQDSIGRATATAGSAVAFAGLTVIIALAALSVTGIPFLTVMGLAAAFTVLLAVLVSLTLVPAAMAFAGERLRPRAESGHRTRSARRGRDSRGTWGLAWARMITRRPVAALLVCLAALGAVALPVGHLRLGLPGSETQPVTSTQHRAYNLVSQGFGPGYNATVTVAVDTTRVPATQRTAVLDNLADVRAPTTGRSSARTCP; encoded by the coding sequence TTGGCCGCCCAGAGCGACGACGAGCTCGACGTGCAGGACTCGATCGGTCGCGCCACCGCCACGGCGGGCAGCGCCGTGGCCTTCGCCGGCCTCACGGTGATCATCGCGCTGGCGGCCCTGTCGGTCACCGGTATCCCGTTCCTGACCGTCATGGGCCTGGCCGCGGCATTCACCGTGCTCCTCGCCGTCCTGGTCTCACTCACCCTCGTGCCGGCGGCGATGGCCTTCGCCGGTGAACGACTGCGCCCCCGCGCCGAAAGCGGCCACCGCACCCGGAGCGCACGCCGCGGCCGCGACTCCCGCGGCACGTGGGGCCTCGCCTGGGCGCGCATGATCACCCGCCGACCCGTCGCCGCACTGCTCGTCTGCCTGGCAGCTCTCGGCGCCGTCGCCCTGCCGGTCGGCCACCTGCGTCTCGGTCTGCCCGGCAGCGAGACCCAACCGGTCACCAGCACCCAGCACCGCGCCTACAACCTGGTCAGCCAAGGATTCGGGCCCGGCTACAACGCCACCGTCACCGTCGCCGTCGACACCACCCGTGTCCCGGCCACCCAGCGCACCGCAGTGCTCGACAACCTGGCCGACGTCAGAGCACCTACTACAGGTCGAAGTAGTGCTCGAACGTGCCCCTGA
- a CDS encoding helix-turn-helix transcriptional regulator, with protein MDKQRLGAFLRSRRERLRPQDVGLPSGPRRRTPGLRREEVAVLAHISTEYYIRLEQGRAPRPSGDVLAAIAGALRLTDAESDHLHVLAGTAPNRAGLHRRDVRPSVLALLQRLPHTAGFVMSAACEVLAWNDLAAALMEDFSQLAPEERNLARRAFPGPQPAEAALYGISDAADFRLGVVMQLHATLARYPNDPAVTGLVDELRQASPDFARLWERHDVQAAPMLTKTFRHPTVGEVTVDCDTLTLTDRDQYLVLFTAPPGSPGAEALALLNVLGAKASDYLR; from the coding sequence ATGGACAAACAGAGACTCGGGGCGTTCCTCCGCAGCCGCCGCGAGCGGCTCCGCCCGCAGGACGTCGGCCTCCCCTCCGGCCCGCGACGCCGCACGCCAGGTCTTCGCCGCGAGGAGGTGGCGGTCCTGGCGCACATCTCCACGGAGTACTACATCCGCCTCGAACAGGGCAGGGCGCCACGCCCCTCGGGCGATGTGCTGGCCGCGATCGCGGGAGCGCTGCGGCTGACCGACGCCGAGTCCGACCATCTCCACGTCCTCGCGGGCACCGCGCCGAACCGTGCCGGACTGCACCGGCGCGACGTCCGCCCCAGCGTGCTCGCGCTTCTTCAGCGGCTGCCGCATACGGCCGGCTTCGTGATGTCCGCCGCGTGCGAGGTCCTCGCCTGGAACGACCTCGCGGCCGCGCTCATGGAGGACTTCTCCCAGCTCGCCCCCGAGGAGCGCAACCTCGCGCGCCGGGCCTTCCCCGGGCCGCAGCCCGCCGAGGCGGCGCTCTACGGCATCTCCGACGCCGCCGATTTCCGGCTGGGCGTCGTGATGCAGCTCCACGCCACCCTCGCCCGCTACCCCAACGATCCCGCGGTGACCGGCCTCGTCGACGAACTCCGCCAAGCCAGCCCCGACTTCGCCCGGCTCTGGGAACGGCACGACGTGCAGGCCGCGCCGATGCTCACGAAAACGTTCCGCCACCCGACCGTCGGCGAGGTCACCGTCGACTGCGACACCCTCACCCTCACCGACCGCGACCAGTACCTCGTACTCTTCACCGCGCCACCGGGATCCCCCGGCGCCGAGGCCCTGGCCCTGCTGAACGTCCTCGGCGCCAAGGCGAGCGACTATCTGCGGTAG